From the Hydrogenispora ethanolica genome, the window GGGCCAAGCCGCGGCGTCTGACGCGGCTGCCAAGATGCGGGAACTTTTGGCCAAGCAATCGCAGCTCCGGATCATTTTCGCTGCGGCTCCGTCACAAAACGAATTTTTGGATGCTCTGTGCAAGGCGGAAGGAATCGACTGGACGAGGGTCGTCGCCTTTCATATGGATGACTATCTTGGCTTGCCCGATAATGATGCGCGCCGGTTTTCAAGCTATCTTAAAGAGCACATCTTTACCAGGGTTCCTCTGGGAGAAGTTCTTTTTTTACTCAGCCCCAATTCGCCGTTGACGCAGAAAGTCCCGGCCGCCGAGGTTATTTCGGAGAGCCATGACGAATGTGAACGTTATTCCCGGCTTTTAAAAACGGCGTCGATTGATCTGGTTTTTATGGGCATTGGAGAAAATGGCCACATCGCCTTCAACGATCCGCCGGTTGCCAAATTTGACGATCCGGAACTTGTTAAACTGGTTGAGCTTGAGGAGCGATGCCGGATTCAACAGGTTCATGACGGTTGCTTTGAAACTTTATCCGCTGTTCCAACCCACGCGCTGACCCTGACCATACCGGCGTTATTCTCGGCCCGATATTTGTATTGCATGGTTCCAGGGCCGACTAAGCGAGATGCTGTGGCGCGGACCATCCACGAAGCGATTTCTACCCAATGTCCGGCCTCGATCTTACGCCAACATCATCACGCCTGCTTATATGTGGATTTCGATTCGGCGGGCAACGGCGCTAATTAATACGCTGGCTGGCAAACTCGAAAAGGTAGTTTATAAAGAAGAATGTAAATATCACCACAATTTCAATCCCGTATGGTCCGTATGGTTCGGAGCAGCTAACTTTTGCACTTCCGGATCAGAATTTTCAGGAAACCATAAGCCCGAATCCGATGAAATTTTCCATTGATGAAATCAAAGAAATAACTTTTTTAAAACAAAAAAGAAAGAATGAGCATTTTCAAAAACTAAAAGTCTTACAAAGCAGAAACGACTTTAATGGCACAGCGGGTTAGAATTATCCGTGGAAGGAGTTTTTGGAACGAAAATGCTGAAAGCCTATTCTGCGGCGGAAAAAATGAGCCTGGTTGGAATTGGTGACATTGCTGTTATCAATGAAGCGACCTAAAGAATCAGTCCTGATCCAGCGCGAAGCACCTGTTTTTGCATCGTCCCGGGCGAACGCAAGGCCGCCGCGCTATACCGGTGAGATCAGTGACAAATGCGGCAAGCATCCTGCGCATCCGCCAGGGATGCCGGATGTATGATGTATATTGATAAAGCCGCGCCTCTAAGCTTTAAGCGACGAAATCAGGAAACACGGCGTGGGACGGAAGAGAGGGGAAAAGGATGAAGTGGAAAAGTTCGAATGTTTTTTATCTGTTTGGCATCGTCCTTCCGCTGACAGTAATTGCCGCGCTGGGCATCAAGATTGCCTGGCCTTCCGTATGGGGGTGCGCCGCCATTTTCGTCGTAACGGCTTTGCTGCTGAAACCGCTGATCAGAAAGGTATGCTTTTTGCCCCGTCCCCTCGTGGAATACGGGGAATTGAAACGAGAAACGCTTGAACTGCCCGGAGATCCGGACGTTGAGGTTTATTCCAGCAACGCGCTGTGCCAATATGATTTCGTGCTACGCATCGCGGAGTTCCTCTCGCCGTTCTCGTTCGTGGACAGCCCGCCCAAGGTGGTGATCAACCCCCGGCTGCTACAAGAAAAGGGCAAGCGCTTCATGCAGATCGCCGTCATGCGCGAAATCGAGCGTTACCGCAGAAAGCATCAGGCTACCGCCATCCTCCATCTTTTGCTGCCTTTATTTGCGCTGGCAATCGCCGCACTAAGCGTATTTGCTTTTAAAATCCCTCTTTCGGATTATCTGGGCCCGTTTTGGGTGCAATTCGCGATGCCGTTTTTATTTACGGTTTTATTGGGGCTGCACCTGTTTCTATGGAATAAAAGCCTTTCCGTCAGGGATTATCAACTGGATTTGTTTTTGACGTCTCTCTTTGCCGTGGCTGACGTCAAACAATATATCATCAGCGTGGAAAAGCTGGAAGGGGGGAATGAAAACAAAAAGCAGGGCGCTTTCAACCATTACTACACAAGTCTGCGCCTCAAACAGCTGGAAAAAATCAAAAAATCAAGATGAGAGGAGACTGTACGAATGAATGTAGGGCAAATGGAAGGAATGGATTATGTAACCCTGTCATTATTCTTTCTAATCATCATCGGCATCGGCATCTGGTCCAAGCGTTCGATCAAAAGTTCGGAAGACTTTTATGTCGGAGGCGGCAAAATACCGTGGTGGCTCTCGGGTGTTTCCCATCATGTATCCGGGTACTCCGGTGTCGTGTTTGTAGGTTACGCCGGCATCGCGTATATGCAAGGCACGTCGATCTATTTCTGGTGGGCGGTCAACATTGCGCTCGCGACAGCGCTCGGCGCCGTTACGCTGGCTCCCCGATGGCCCCGACTCCGGCGCGCGTTGGGCATCCAGTCCCCTACGGAATACCTACAGATACGCTATAACGCGGCTTCACAGCAGATCGTCGCGATATCAGGCGTCGTGGTAAAGCTTTTGGACGTCGGCGCGAAATGGGCTTCGCTGGGCATTCTGCTGCACGGCTTTACCGGACTCCCCATCTGGCTTGGCATCATCATCGGCAGCCTGGCTTCGATGATCTATGTTTCCATCGGAGGACTGATCGCCGATCTGCTCACCGACTTGGTACAGTTCGCCGTGAATCTCCTAGCGGGGCTGATACTCTTTTTCTCAGTCCTGAACCATTTGGGCGAATACGGTCTATCGCTGACGACCATGTTCAACGCCTTGCCCCAGACCAATGTCACCATGTTTAACGCCGGACGCGGCCAGGGCTCTCTGTCATGGACGCTGCTTTATTTCTTCGTTATCTTCTTCAGCTATAACGGCGGCACCTGGAACCTTGCGGCCCGTTTCATCTCCACTCAGGATGACCGCCAGGCGAGAAAGGCCGCGTTCCTTTCCTCCCTGCTGTACTTAATCTGGCCGCTGGTCCTGTTCTTCCCGATGTGGTGCGGGCCGATCATCTTTCCGGGCTGGACCCAGACGCAGGCGGAAGCTTCCCTGTACGCGAGCCTGGCGGGCAAGTTTCTTCCGGTCGGGCTGGTGGGCCTGGTGCTTGCGGCCATGTTCGCTCAGACTATGTCTATGTGCAACTCGGACATGAACACCATTTCCGCGGTTATCACCCGCGATATCCTGCCCAAGATCAAGCCTTCCCTGAGCAATCTGGGTGCAAGCGAATCGCTTAAGCTGGCGCGCACCACCACCATTGCCTTCACAGTTGGAACCGTGATCATCGGCCTGATGCGCGAACAGTTCGGCGGCGTTACCGGCATCATCCTGACCTGGTTTGCGGCCCTGCTCGGACCCACCGCGATCCCGCTGCTGTTCGGCCTGCTTCCCAGCTTCAAGTATTGTGACAGCAAAGCGGCGATCGCTTCCATGATCGGCGGGCTGGCTGTATTCGCCCTCACAAAGATGGGCCTGCAACTGGAAACGGATCTGGCTTTGATTGCCCCGCTGCTCACTTCATTTGTAATCTTTTGCCTGGTCGGGCTTTACAACCGGTATATCGCCAAAATGGAGGTGGCACCTCAGGTTCAGGAGCTCATGATCAAATTGGGGAGCACTAAATGAACAGGCAACAGCTTTTAGCCGAATATGTTGGGCGGATTCAGGACGATTTCGTTCCCTATTGGAATCGCTTCTTCGATTATGAGAAGGACGGAATTCTCAACTGCATCAACAATTACGGCGCTCAGAAACTCAGCGACAACAAGTTCACCTGGTCGCAGGGGCGTTACCTGTGGGTGCTGGGCCGCCTGTACGAATTGAACAAAAACCAGATCTTCTCGCATTTGGACAATGCGGATCTTCTCCGGCAGATGCAGGGCATCTACCGTTTTCTGACCCGGCATTCGATCTACGGCGACAATCTCTGCTGCTATCTGCTGGACCGTGACGGCAACAAGATCAAAGATCAGAAAACCGGACGGTATGACGCGAGCATCTTTGCCGATTGCTTTGCGCTGATCGGCATGGCCCAATATACCAAAACCACCGGGCTCACGGAGAACCTGCCGGCGGTGGAAGCGTTATACCGGAGCATCACCGGGCGCATTGAACGGGAGGAATTCCTAACCGAACCGTATCCGATTCCCGAAGGCTACCGGGTGCACTCGATTCCGATGATCATGGTCAACACGGTTTATGAGTATATTAAAATGCGCGAGCGTTTCGGAATGAGTTGCGAAGCGGAGATTGACTACGGGCTTGAAAAGGTCCGCAGCATCCTGGAGGATTTTTACCGCGGCGGCTACATCCGCGAGCATGTCTCCACCGCCGAAAATTACGAAAAGC encodes:
- a CDS encoding 6-phosphogluconolactonase, with amino-acid sequence MKFDERKPAMNSSKECKQFTIDQLKVKVFRNRLELGQAAASDAAAKMRELLAKQSQLRIIFAAAPSQNEFLDALCKAEGIDWTRVVAFHMDDYLGLPDNDARRFSSYLKEHIFTRVPLGEVLFLLSPNSPLTQKVPAAEVISESHDECERYSRLLKTASIDLVFMGIGENGHIAFNDPPVAKFDDPELVKLVELEERCRIQQVHDGCFETLSAVPTHALTLTIPALFSARYLYCMVPGPTKRDAVARTIHEAISTQCPASILRQHHHACLYVDFDSAGNGAN
- a CDS encoding sodium:solute symporter family protein, giving the protein MNVGQMEGMDYVTLSLFFLIIIGIGIWSKRSIKSSEDFYVGGGKIPWWLSGVSHHVSGYSGVVFVGYAGIAYMQGTSIYFWWAVNIALATALGAVTLAPRWPRLRRALGIQSPTEYLQIRYNAASQQIVAISGVVVKLLDVGAKWASLGILLHGFTGLPIWLGIIIGSLASMIYVSIGGLIADLLTDLVQFAVNLLAGLILFFSVLNHLGEYGLSLTTMFNALPQTNVTMFNAGRGQGSLSWTLLYFFVIFFSYNGGTWNLAARFISTQDDRQARKAAFLSSLLYLIWPLVLFFPMWCGPIIFPGWTQTQAEASLYASLAGKFLPVGLVGLVLAAMFAQTMSMCNSDMNTISAVITRDILPKIKPSLSNLGASESLKLARTTTIAFTVGTVIIGLMREQFGGVTGIILTWFAALLGPTAIPLLFGLLPSFKYCDSKAAIASMIGGLAVFALTKMGLQLETDLALIAPLLTSFVIFCLVGLYNRYIAKMEVAPQVQELMIKLGSTK
- a CDS encoding AGE family epimerase/isomerase, producing the protein MNRQQLLAEYVGRIQDDFVPYWNRFFDYEKDGILNCINNYGAQKLSDNKFTWSQGRYLWVLGRLYELNKNQIFSHLDNADLLRQMQGIYRFLTRHSIYGDNLCCYLLDRDGNKIKDQKTGRYDASIFADCFALIGMAQYTKTTGLTENLPAVEALYRSITGRIEREEFLTEPYPIPEGYRVHSIPMIMVNTVYEYIKMRERFGMSCEAEIDYGLEKVRSILEDFYRGGYIREHVSTAENYEKRLLDRHVNPGHTLEDMWFCAEFLKDYGDLPKYLPRILELARNAFDIGWDQEYGGLLRFVDREGGKPQGEPGDSDFERLIQDTWDMKLWWPHSETLYVFLYLYELSGEQDLLDRYKKASAYVFSTFPNQELGEWIQIRKRDGAPEEKLVALPVKDPFHILRNFIKIVELYQ